The segment cttcggtctatacccagttcctaggatgattaaacagtgctacatgtaaggaatagaggataagcatttgcttttaatgatttgtgtccattgttttgagatatgaatggagtagtacatgatactcctctaaacaaaacaaatggcAAATCACCTAGtgagtgtgaaatggggccgtttctaggagaatgaaGGAAAGGCTATATTCTCCAAGTTCACTCATGATAACCAGGACTGTTCACGGCcacaatgaacacaatagagaaccTAGTTCTGTGAGAGAATGAAGctgtgttttggctattgtctaggtttacaccaaagcccgggaggttcaagacatcatggccacctcctggccgagtaaatacgatagctattaacaatgattggttcaaggctgaaaaattgctaccaactcatcatgcagCGAATTTCTCGCTTGTACTCTCAAAAGTCTTTAGGTgagtcttgtcgagtcttgtcTAGGAAGTCAAGCTGTCTAGTCGTCTAGTGTCTAgaagcatttctattcatgtggggattgttggaactatttttttagcaatgtattcatatgctaaaaatagagttattgtgaatgagaaatggaggtctaatgtgtgtgatttgagaaacttgtataaagttacaaatatacacattagatatttggatttgggttttgatttgttagttggacttcatgttcattaacttaatcttataaaccaaatatatgtgatattttatattgataaaatataaaaaaaaattcatttaaagtatattattttgtttgaatgagaaataattattattatactctttaatttcttggtcaaaatgtgaaatgaattcacataataatgacaagaaataaagaCTCCATTAGTGTACCATGGgaggtttcattttatgttgaaaaatgaaacttgtgctttctcattattttctatataaagcctCATGGCAATGTAGAAAAAGACACACATCCAATACTAAAAGAAAAACCACATTCTCCTATATTGAATagtcatgttagtatttttatttcttgagtCTGAGAGTGCAACACAAAATTAGGGTCAATAGATTCTGTTTTTCGGTGATGGTAAACAGAAACAATgctgcagttgtatcctgggaatCTGAGCGCCATGCAACCGTCACACTACGGGGCGTTTAAAGATTTAAGGAaagagattaatcatctcgactCTGCAATTCTTCTTTATTTGTTGTTTCGgtattgtaatttttaatttttgttcttattatttttataaatatcagtaGTCCCCAATGTAATGAAATAAGGTTCCTACATCATGTACTTTGGGATAACTTCTTCTGAACAATGAATTTTCAGGatgacaaaaaagaagaagaaactattCCATTATAAATCAGTAAAACTGTAAATCCTCAGGTGACTGACTGTGTGACATAGTTGTTATCAGGTGTAAGTTGATGTGCATATCCTCAATAAGTATCTAGTGCTATCTAAACCCCTTTACTTATTTTTGCAAGCAAAACAACTGTTACATAATATCAATCTGAATTGAAATCATTCACCAGCTGAAGCTAATACATTCAAACTGAAGATTCTTAGGTGAACGAAAGGAGCATATCTTTGCAACCTCTTGTCTCATCTTCCTTGGACCACACACGAGAACTCCCACGCTCGAACCTCTTAAACCTACGAGAAGCTCTGCTTTCACACAATGAACAGAGTGACAACTTAGAAACACTGAAGATAAATGTATGAaaatgttatataataaaaatcttaaaatagaCAATTACTGTTAAGATTAGGCCTTTCTCCGTAATGAATGCTGGTGGATTGCGACAGCAACTGTTGTGGCGAGCTTTCGGTCACCAACGGAGACAAACCTTCGACGGCTTggttattttttgtataattatacttCTTTTTGTTACACAACACAGCGATTGAAGACGTAGCCACCACGCTAACGGAGATTGCTAGAAGGtaaataatagatttataaGCCGATGTGTACTTATTCAAGCCTTGATCAATTGGGTAAATGTGATATCTCGTGATGATTCCAATGATGATTAAAAAGATCACGAATGAAGAAGAGAGGATGGTGGCGAGACAGAGCCAGGAGTTGGGTCCAAGGATCGGTGAGATGGGTTGGTCTGAGACATAAGGTTTGAAACATAGAGGTTTGATGATGTTCCTGTTGTGAGTTAGTTCTGTCTCTCGGGTGACGAAGGCTTTGATCTGTATATCTAAAAACGAGGAGACCATTTCACCGGAGATGGGTAAGATTAGGTCGAGCATGGAGAGGTCAGCGGAGTTCTTAAACGCGCAGATTAGCGTCATTTTGGGGATTTGACAAGTGCTAGTTGAGCTTAAGTAGATTAGGTCTCGGATTATTGATATGAACGGTGTAATCCCACTGCCTCCACTCACCATAACCAGAGAGTCATGtctataagaaattaaaaaacagCATCCATGTTACTTGTCATGcaagaaaaaaactaatgttGAACTTCTCTGTCTGAGATTAGTATACCGTAAGAAATCAGTGGAACAAGGGCCGTATGGTCCTTCAATGGAAACAGTAAGGCGGTCGATCTGATCAGGAGAAGAAAGCATCTGGTAAAGCTTAGTGGACCATTTGCCTTGGCCCTTGATCATAACACTTAGCTTCTCCGGTTCAAGTTTACTACTAGAAGTTATCGTAAATGGATGCCACTGAAGCTTGGAAATACTCGGTATGTTCACGAACAATATACTCGTCGGGCTATACATCAGCACTATAATTAATATCGATAAGCATATGGTAGTTGAATGGATAATCAATTGAAGAAGGGATGATAAAACAGAGGGATGATTGTAACAACTCACTAGGGTTTTTGGAGAAACTGAGCTCGACGGTGTCACAAGGAAGGACACGAGCAGAGACTAGCTTGACATTGTTGCGGGACTGGAGAAATCTCAAGAAACGGTCGACCATGAAGATGTAGAAACCGGGTAAAGAGATCAACGAATGAGAGATGCCAACGTGGAAGACAAAGAAGAGCATGAAGACAATGTATAGGTAGTGAGTGTAAAAGAAGACTTCAAAGAATCTCCTTCTTATTGCCGGAATTGTGGTGGCCCACATTACAAGTCCGGCCACCAACGCTATCTCTCCGGCTATATTCGAGATAGCCGTCCTATCCCACTCCAACATCTATTCACACCAACAATTAGGGATAATACACTAGGAATAAAGTagtgaaaatgatatataaaccTTTAAATCCCaaaacttatatttatatagatatcAATACGCCATATCATAGACTAACCTGATAGACTTGATTTGTGGATATCCAGTAGATAACGTAACAAAGGCCGTGGCATGTGAATAAGGTCATGACCAAGTGGCCGAGCCATATATGGTACTTGATACTTGACTCTGACGTTAGCCCAACTGCAGCCAGCAAAGATGAGCCACGAGCCACCGGGTAGAACAAGAAGGCCAAGCATATGTCCCCGGCTAGACCTAGCCGTACTGCTATGGAATTCAGTCTTGCTTCCCATCTTTTCAGTTTTTGTCATAAGCAAACACATTGTGAATATAAAGTTTGTCAGATAGCTTGTTAGCAAATACCACACGGCAGTGTTGAATTTGTATCTCACAATAATGTTTATAAAAGGCCAAACTATTGAAAGATATGATATGAGTGATTCAGAGAATTATGGGTcagttaattatttaattatttatttatttgaacttTTGACCAAAGGCACTCTAGTTTTAAGACCCACAATACAGTTCcttttgaaaactttttaacTTATTTTTCCTCCTAGCACaatattataagaaaatcaTACATTCATTCAATTAACTAAAGCAAAAGTGGTGGCTTCTGCAGAGGGCCGCCCTGAAATTTTGGGTTATAGACGAGTTAAGAgggaatttaaaaatttgggatttaaaatatatatatacacaaaataaatgttttgttaGGTTTGGCCCAGGATCGGCCCAGCTTCACATGATCAATTATGAACTATGTAATGTTTTTAGcgatatatacaatataataattacGTTAATCGTTAATCgccaaaaaaacatttataaatcttACATATTATCTCTGTGGACTGCTGCTGATTGAGGAGTGATCATTGTGACAAAAGTATAATAAAAGTAATTGGTTAAGCTCCAAAGAAGAAGAGTCATGAACATGGTAAGGAAGATAACCTCGGTCACTGTCACTATCCCTAATGGTCCCTTCACTAACATTGGTTTTCTCAATGCAACGAACttgtctctcttcttcctctccagCCCACTTTTAATTTACAGAAGAGAACGAATATAATAACATgtggttaatttaaaataatcagTTGATCGTTTTAGTGTTTAAAAATTACCTATGAAACTGGTCAACACTAGTTTGTTTCTTCAAGTGAAGGTAGATACATCCCAGAAAAGCCAGAAGAATCGTCGGGAACATGTAAACCAGAAGATTCACTCCTAATTAAAAGAAAGccaaattatatatacacatatttgaTATTCATATAAACTAACTGTAAATTAGATTAGAAGATCTAACATGAGAAACCTGGTTTCCCGAAAGTAGTTGTTTTGCCGAGCTTGGCACGCATGGATGTTAACCAGATCTTCTTGTAAGTAGAAGTTGGCATCATGATCCAAATCACCATAGTCCCCCCAAGAATCGCTATTGTTAACAGCTTAATCATCTTCATAGTCACGTCCTTACTCATTTCTCCTAATCCCATGTTACAAGAGATTAGATTCCAAaagataagaaagaaaaaacaaagcgATAGATCTATATATTGGAGTTTGCAATGGCCAATGGACGACTAAAACCATATCTATGCCTATATAAACgcaaattaattattattattataattaatttatatttaaactatattttccttttattacTGATTTATAAAAGCATTGCTAGACTCTAGCGTGTGGTAAACTAGTGGCAGGTCCCCTCCGGAAGGAGATAGTATGCACGCTAGTTCGGACTTTCAACTGGTGCGCGATCAGCACTTGCCTGTTTTGGGGTCCAAATTACAGATTAGGGAATAAATCGAAATTCCTGGAAACTTTTTTATGccaacaagagagagagaaaagagagctGACTCTTGGAAAAATCCTAAATGTCAAGCACCGTTTTTCCAGGTTTCATATTGCGAACGCTGGATTCTAACGTTTACTTCTTCTTTCTAAATAAGTTGTACATTTctgttaaatttaaattatatagtaaaaataattgtGACCACGTATTAAATTTCATTTGATCCGTGTTATATTAAAGTGTATACTCATTTATgtaaagataataataataacaacttctattaatttattaaaataagaataaatTCTGTTTTGTTTACATGAGTCTGttttgttgatgacaaaaaaaaagaataaattctgttagatttattattgtatttcctagaaaaaaataatacattatattaatttttattaaatttttgttagaGAGTTATGATCCAAGGAACAAAACATTGCTATTGATATGGATTGTAAATCCGCAATAACCAATTACCCTCACATTTTTTCCCAGTAAGATTGCACTTATACATCCAACACATgcataactaatattttatagttgagataacaaaaataaaacaaattaaaggtCAATAGGTGCATAAATAATGGTTAGTAAAAAAAGTGCAACAATCTAAATACTATGGGTTATTAACAAATAATGGGGAAGACGACATATTTCCCCACCATAACTATGACATAGTAATAAATGTACACACAGTTTCGACCTCATCCTAATTGCACACCACCAAAATATAACAACCTATTTCCACATACGAGGAAAGTTTGAAACTGGTTTCTCCCTAAACTTTGAAAATCGAACTAATACCAACAAATAGCGGTTTAAAATTGGTTAGTGTTCTCTAAACCTAAACTTAACCAATGACTAACCTACTTAAACCAAAAATTACCCAATTATGACCCGTTTAGAGAATGAAAACCCGATTAAATTAACATCAGCCAACCCATGATCTGAGTTAAACAAATTACAAACCTTAAATCATTAATCCTGTAAGGATTTGCCTTCGAATTTGATATCAAGGGGATAACTAATTCTCCACACCAAAAACATGACCTCTTGCTCGAGCGTTAAAGACTCCACTCGAATTTCCAGATTCACGATTCATACTTTTTAGGATTTGGGAAACGAAATCTCTCTCTGAATTTTAGGGTTCTAAGCACATGAACTCGATTTTGGGGGATTTTAAAGgggtttcgggtcgggtttaaATTGGTCCATAGTCGGATCTTTATCTGGTTCGAGGTCTACCAATATAACTGGTTTACTATCGGTCCATGTAATAAACCATTAAAACCAAGCCAAATCTTGGTCTGTGGGGAAACGAGTATCGAACTTTCCTTATATGTGGAAATAGGTTATTATACTTTGGTGGTGTGCAATTAGGATGAGGTCGAAACTTTGTGTACATTTATTACTATGTCATAGTTATGGTGGGGAAATAGGTCGTCTTCCCCAAATAATGGGAAGTTGAATCATTGAACTCCTCTGGAGTGTGACTTTCGCACGCGGATGTGTGTCAGTGTCTTTTGTACACGAAGTTTTGCGTGTCGAACTAgttcttatttttgttataatacaaatatagatcttttttttgactgaaaaaTATAGATCTTTTTTCTTATATCATACTATATTCTACTCCTTTCTTTTGCCTTCGATTCTATTCCTTGTATAATTACTCATGGAGAAGATCTCACGTAATTAAATTTATGGATTCGAAAAATTAATGAGATAACAGATTCTTGAAAGCTTTCTGATATCTGCAAATTAGGATGATATCTCTGATGCATTGATCGATCTGTTTGAATCTTTATGTGGAAAGAAGTAGTCttgtctttttcaaaaaaaaaagtagtagTCTTGTTGTGGACGCGATTGTCTTTTCATAGAGATTAGATTAAGTgcgttttaaaatttttggtttGCAAGAAAATGAGTAGAGATCATATGAATGTAGAGAGGAGGTTACTAAATTATAAGACGAtgtaaagtttttttctttcacatcGTTTTGTTTCGCTATAGGATTTGGAATGAACTAAGTAATAGAGACTGATGGCGATGGGTAGAACCATATTTTATGACTCAAAAAAggattctttttattttccagcATTTACAATTTACAAAAGCTACATGCCTCGATTCGTGACCGAGTTTGTAACATATAGAAACGTACGTAAGGATTACAAACAAAGGGTCTCGTACGTATCTTTGAGAGGGTTGGGATTTTCACACTAAAATATTcctaaagaagaaaaacataaacCGGAAAAAGTCAAACGTAAGAGGCACATAAAGATAGGTCAAATCACATGACCACCTTATTAACTTGCAATCCAAGCAACTTCCACAGCAGATGAGAATGATCACCACTCACCAGCTGAAACTGATAGATTCAAAATGGAGATTCTTAGCCAAACCAGAGGAACAAATCTCCGCAACCTTTTGTCTCATCTTCTTCGGCCCACACACAAGAACTCCCACACTCGAACCTTCCACATCAAATAGAAGTTCTGTTCATATACACCAATTACAAGCACCTAATTAGAATAACAATACTCGTCTACATAGAGATAGATATGGATAAGGTACGTATATATTACTTGTAAGGTTAGGTCTTTCTCCGTAATGCAGGTTGGTGCACTGCACGAGCGATTCTTGTGGCGAACTTTCGATTTCTCTAAAGGAATTGTTACCACCTGATGTTGGTGAAGACGTTGGAGATGGAACGTCGACGTTCTGAACCTGTTTATTGTCGACGTTGCcgtacttcttcttcttgttccaaAACATAGCTGCACTTGAAGTCGCCATGATGCTCACACAGATGACTAAGATGTATATGATGGTCTTTGAAGTCAATGAGTAGATCTTGTTGGTGTTGTGGTCGATCGGGTAAATGTAATACCTAGTGATGATACCGATAATTatcaagaagatcaagaaagAGGATGAGAGAATTCCGCCGAGACATAGCCATGAGTTTGGTCCGAGGATTGATGAGATGGGCTGGTCTGAAAGACTTGACTTGAACCAGAGTGTTTTGATTTTCTCTGATGTAGCTTCGCTTCTTGGTTCTTTCTCTCGGGTTATGAAGGCCTCGATTTTGATGTCTATGTCAGAGGGTAGTTCCGTTTGGAGACCCGATAATGGCAAGAGAAGGTCAAGCATGGAGATTTCTGAAGAGTTCTTAAAAGCGCAAATTAGTGTGATTTTGGGGATTTTGCATTTTTGGTTTTGCCTTGTTGCGATCATATCACGGATGACCGAGATAAATGGAGTTATCCCGCTTCCTCCGCTCACCATGACCAGAGCTTCATGCCTAGACCAccacaagaaaacaaaaattacatcGATAAATCAAAGTTTCTTGAGACACAAGAAATTAAACTATTGTTGTGtctttgaaaaagaaaagtatataaaaatacCTTAAGAAATCAGTAGAAGCAGGACCGTAAGGACCCTCGACCGAAACAGCGAGGTGGTCGATCTgatcagaagaagaaagactCTGGTAAAGCTTAGTTGACCATTTGCCTTCGCTCTTGATCACAACACTTAGCTTCTCTGGTTCGAGTTTGCTGCTTGAAGTAATCGTAAATGGATGCCATTGCAACTTCGAAATGCTCGGTATGTTCACAAACAATATGCTCGTCGGGCTATAAACCAAAcctgttttaacaaaaaaaaatattatagcttatttataaaatatttgaatcacAATAAGAAGTTGTAAATTTTGAGAACTCACTAGGGTTTTTTGAGAAGGTGAGCTCGATGGTGTGTGAAGGGAGAATCCGAGCAGAGAGAACACGAATGTTGTCACGTGACTGAAGAAATCTAAGGAAACGGTCGACCATGAAGATGTAGAAGCCAGGAAAAGCGATGAATGAGAATGATATTCCAAcgtggaggaggaagaagagcatGAAGACGATGTAGAGATAGTGAGTGTAGAAGAAGACTTCAAAGAATCTCCTCCTAATCACCGGAAATGTGGTGGCCCACATCAAAAGTCCGGCGAATAGTGATATCTCTCCGGCTAAATTCGAGATATGTTTTGTATCCCACATGAGCATCTGCGCCATTAATTAATTCCATGGCAGTTTCGTTATTTAATACCAAGTATGAAGTGAAATGAAATACGTAAAAGGTTGACTAAAAAACCACTGGATTTATCTTGGACTTCAATGACTCTTTCGGTTTATACAAGACACATGAAAATGACATTACATTATGATCACAATAATCGGATCGTAAAGAAACGTATACGATTTCTTAGAAGGAACACTTATCATAAAGTTTCCACGTTAAAATGCGCGCTCaattaaatttttgtatttagATCAACAAATATTAGTTGCTTCACATTCATTTTCGGTGATCAGGGAGGGTcctaagggcatctccaacctcACTCCATATTTTACTTCAAAATTGAGAATGAAGTTGGAAATATAGTGGGGAATGGAATAATAGagtaatacttttattttttggtcatccctccattttccactccattttcAACTTCATTCTCAATTTTGGAATAAATTATGAAGtggagttggagatgctctaaacaTAGTGAAATGAAacattagtttatatttttatttttctggaaaaaaattacataaaaaatctttcaaatttgcaaaagaatttttttaaaaacttttactAAATTGTTTAGGGCCTTCAACGGGCCTCTGTCTGTAAAAactcaatattaaatatttgacgCAATATAATATACTACTGTTCGATTAttatcccctagtctatatttgagaagtaattttgacatgtgtcatcaccatattaattttgaaaaaaaaattatgacatggcacactaacattgatgacatggcttgaaataaattatgacatggatatttacatttagtgttgatttatatttagtgttcatTTATTTACATtgatgtttttaaaatatggtaataatttatatatcataattaatataaaataaataataaattaaataaaaatataataataattaaatttcgaaatattatttagctatatttttataagtatatttttaagaaataataattttcattaaatagtAACATGGACATTTACttttattgttgatttgtatttttattaagtttttaaaatatggtaataactcataaatcatcattaatatagcaatagctatattttttaagtatatatttttttcaaataattttctttaaatagtgacatggacatttacttttattgttgatttatatttttagtaagtttttaaaatatgctaataactcatagatcatcattaatatagcaataaataatattatgttataaaaagaaatataatattattttggatttttttaaagttaattttattttataattattattagtaaaacaattcttcaaaattatacagtttttaaatgtaattttctaatccaatactattagtttatttttaagatccacaaattttagaaaattatttagttttatgttttgataattatacacttaacaaaattttctcttacatttacaaaatttgatttaatatattttacaaaaagatatacatatatattagtatattactaaatatacattgaataaaaatatttttttaatcttaaagttttacatatgattaaattagattgtatattgtaagcaaataataaaataaaaaattaaaaaagtcaaaaattaacaaattttatattttaaaataaatttatattttaaaagttttatttctgcacatggtgcaggaaaacacctagttatgaTTATAAAAAGAACTTAGATGGAAGGTGCTCTATTCGGAGTGACGTTGACCGGAAATGGTGCATTAATTTAGACTTTGTTTTCGTATTCTGAGGCGGGACCCAATTACTAGAATATTAGGCCGAGCCAAATTCGAATATTAACCttgttttgaaacaaaaacatttgatataaataaaccAAAGATATACCTGAGAGCTTTCATGCATAGAGACCCAATAGATGATGTAGCATAGACCATGAACGGTGAAAATGGCCAGGACCATATGGCCGAGCCAAATATGGTATTTTATGCTCGACTCCGAGGTAAGTCCCACCGCCGGTAGCAAAGACGACCCACGTGCCACCGGTAAGAACAAAAATGCTAAACATATGTTTCCAATCAGCCCTATCCTTAGAGCCGCTGACTCCAGCTTGGCTTGCCACCTTTAATTCATCATAATTTTCTTAACTTTTGAAAACATACTAGACTGTCTATATACTTCTCTTCATCTATTAAAACTCTATTCGATAATGATTTAGTTAAGTTATTATGCAATAATGATTTATTATGCAAATTATCATGTGATAAACCATGAATTAACCATGATATAATAGTAGTTTAGTAATCAATATAATTACATTCATTTGTTTTGGTATAGCTTttctattataataatattttcagtATATACATAAGATAAACGAATCTATATAATAATAACGCAACcagatattatattttgtacGGTTGTAgtgaaagaagagaaagaaatgCTTACAAAGATTCGCCATGTGCGGCGGCTGATCGAGGAGTGATAGTGGCAAAGTTATTGCGCAAGTAAGTGATAAAGCTCCAAAGAAGAAGAGCCACAAACATAGCCAAGAACATGATCTCGGTCACTGAGACTATCCCCAATGGTCCCTTCACTAACATTGGCTTTCTCAGTGCATTCCACACCACTACTTCATTCGTCTCCCTTTATTATACAGAGAAACTAATTGTCAAAAGAGTGATGAAAGATTGAAAGGTATGCAATTAGGCTGTCGACATGATACACCGGTTTACTCGACGAACTTTGTACCTATCGTTTTGGTGTGGACTCTTTCGTTTCTTGAAGTGAAGATAGACACATCCCAAACAAGCTACGACGATCATTGGTAACATATACATGAAAAGCGTCGTCCCTGTAGTGcgaagaaaaatattaatattcttaAGAGTTGTAAATGCAGACGCGAAATAAAGGCTTGTTTTGTGTTTAGCGTTGcgttttgaatttttgatacGTTGTTGTTTgataaacaaaactttttttaacccaattaaaaaaagaaagaacagcaacataaaatttatgtttataacAGTCAGAGATTCCTAAAGTTAGTAAGGGCAAAATCTAGATGATTAATGGTTGGTGTAGTATAAATCCATATATTATTTGATCTTACAAACCTGAGGAACCAAAATAAGTTGATGCTCCAAACTTTAAACGCATATAAGGAAGCCACTTGTTGCGATAGGTTAGTGTTGGCATCATGATCCAGAGCATGATAGTTCCAAGGAATACCACCATCATGAAGAACTTACTCACTTGCTTAATCATCTCcatcctctctcttctctctccctctcttctttcttctctctctctgtcctATGATTTTAAGAGATACGATCGCTTTAATTAGTGAGAAGGATCAGTTAGCCTGTTTTGAGGGAAGAAGCCAGGGTAgagtaagtatatatataaagagaaattTTCGAGTGGGAATTAGATGAAGTAAGCTAGTTGCATGCTCCATGCATGTGACTCTCCCCatggatcttgttttttgttttcattcatTATTTCCATCCATTTGTTCTTTTTAAGGTCGAGATGACGTAGAAAATGGTATGAAGAAtagaatcaattatttgatatttgaatATACGATATGTacacaaaataaatagaatatacGGTATGTGCAACGTACGATAAGTTGGATAGAAAGTTGTGACACGTAGATATTCTTGTAACAAAGTTTTTGAAACCGAACATTTTGGTTTAGTTGGATTAGAACTAGATTCAAATATGTATTGAACCAGTGGTGGCTAAATTTCATTACCGgataaaaaaatacttaaaattctATATGGTATGCAAGAACAATCAATATTCTCGTGTGTACATCCTCCCAGTCTCAAACAATTTAGTTCAGGAATAGGAATATGATTACGATTTATGTTGTTTCAATGGATCAGTAGGGATATAAGCCTACATGGATTATAAAAAAGTATAGTAGAAGACTCTgacttgaggaagaagaagccaaGGACCATGCTACCTTTATTGCTCATGGCCTATTGATAATTAACTATTCTAATTAAGGTGTTGAACCGTTAAAAAATGTCCAAGTGCATCTCAATTATGACATGAGATGTTCGTTTTACGTAAGATATAACAAGTAAATTAAACACTAAGCTATATGGGCCAAAAAGCCTCATAGTTAGTACCAAAAGCTCTATATATACACGATTATATCCGTAATTGTGACGCAATAATTACTAAAAGGTAACATAAAAGTTGCTTAAGAACTCGGAAGTGCTTGCTACTTGCTAGGGATAAAAAGATAGATACCCCAAATTGGATGGTTGTAAAGAATCTGGTTCGTGTTCGGTTCTGGTAGGTTCACCGAGTTCGTGCCGATACATACGTGCGAAATAGACACGAGTCATATGTCGACTTATGTGTGTCACTGTCTTTCA is part of the Raphanus sativus cultivar WK10039 chromosome 5, ASM80110v3, whole genome shotgun sequence genome and harbors:
- the LOC108836493 gene encoding ferric reduction oxidase 3, mitochondrial isoform X2, producing the protein MFPTILLAFLGCIYLHLKKQTSVDQFHSGLERKKRDKFVALRKPMLVKGPLGIVTVTEVIFLTMFMTLLLWSLTNYFYYTFVTMITPQSAAVHRDNIWEARLNSIAVRLGLAGDICLAFLFYPVARGSSLLAAVGLTSESSIKYHIWLGHLVMTLFTCHGLCYVIYWISTNQVYQMLEWDRTAISNIAGEIALVAGLVMWATTIPAIRRRFFEVFFYTHYLYIVFMLFFVFHVGISHSLISLPGFYIFMVDRFLRFLQSRNNVKLVSARVLPCDTVELSFSKNPMLMYSPTSILFVNIPSISKLQWHPFTITSSSKLEPEKLSVMIKGQGKWSTKLYQMLSSPDQIDRLTVSIEGPYGPCSTDFLRHDSLVMVSGGSGITPFISIIRDLIYLSSTSTCQIPKMTLICAFKNSADLSMLDLILPISGEMVSSFLDIQIKAFVTRETELTHNRNIIKPLCFKPYVSDQPISPILGPNSWLCLATILSSSFVIFLIIIGIITRYHIYPIDQGLNKYTSAYKSIIYLLAISVSVVATSSIAVLCNKKKYNYTKNNQAVEGLSPLVTESSPQQLLSQSTSIHYGERPNLNKLLVGLRGSSVGVLVCGPRKMRQEVAKICSFRSPKNLQFECISFSW
- the LOC108836493 gene encoding probable ferric reduction oxidase 1 isoform X1; the protein is MGLGEMSKDVTMKMIKLLTIAILGGTMVIWIMMPTSTYKKIWLTSMRAKLGKTTTFGKPGVNLLVYMFPTILLAFLGCIYLHLKKQTSVDQFHSGLERKKRDKFVALRKPMLVKGPLGIVTVTEVIFLTMFMTLLLWSLTNYFYYTFVTMITPQSAAVHRDNIWEARLNSIAVRLGLAGDICLAFLFYPVARGSSLLAAVGLTSESSIKYHIWLGHLVMTLFTCHGLCYVIYWISTNQVYQMLEWDRTAISNIAGEIALVAGLVMWATTIPAIRRRFFEVFFYTHYLYIVFMLFFVFHVGISHSLISLPGFYIFMVDRFLRFLQSRNNVKLVSARVLPCDTVELSFSKNPMLMYSPTSILFVNIPSISKLQWHPFTITSSSKLEPEKLSVMIKGQGKWSTKLYQMLSSPDQIDRLTVSIEGPYGPCSTDFLRHDSLVMVSGGSGITPFISIIRDLIYLSSTSTCQIPKMTLICAFKNSADLSMLDLILPISGEMVSSFLDIQIKAFVTRETELTHNRNIIKPLCFKPYVSDQPISPILGPNSWLCLATILSSSFVIFLIIIGIITRYHIYPIDQGLNKYTSAYKSIIYLLAISVSVVATSSIAVLCNKKKYNYTKNNQAVEGLSPLVTESSPQQLLSQSTSIHYGERPNLNKLLVGLRGSSVGVLVCGPRKMRQEVAKICSFRSPKNLQFECISFSW
- the LOC108859245 gene encoding ferric reduction oxidase 2; the protein is MEMIKQVSKFFMMVVFLGTIMLWIMMPTLTYRNKWLPYMRLKFGASTYFGSSGTTLFMYMLPMIVVACLGCVYLHFKKRKSPHQNDRETNEVVVWNALRKPMLVKGPLGIVSVTEIMFLAMFVALLLWSFITYLRNNFATITPRSAAAHGESLWQAKLESAALRIGLIGNICLAFLFLPVARGSSLLPAVGLTSESSIKYHIWLGHMVLAIFTVHGLCYIIYWVSMHESSQMLMWDTKHISNLAGEISLFAGLLMWATTFPVIRRRFFEVFFYTHYLYIVFMLFFLLHVGISFSFIAFPGFYIFMVDRFLRFLQSRDNIRVLSARILPSHTIELTFSKNPSLVYSPTSILFVNIPSISKLQWHPFTITSSSKLEPEKLSVVIKSEGKWSTKLYQSLSSSDQIDHLAVSVEGPYGPASTDFLRHEALVMVSGGSGITPFISVIRDMIATRQNQKCKIPKITLICAFKNSSEISMLDLLLPLSGLQTELPSDIDIKIEAFITREKEPRSEATSEKIKTLWFKSSLSDQPISSILGPNSWLCLGGILSSSFLIFLIIIGIITRYYIYPIDHNTNKIYSLTSKTIIYILVICVSIMATSSAAMFWNKKKKYGNVDNKQVQNVDVPSPTSSPTSGGNNSFREIESSPQESLVQCTNLHYGERPNLTKLLFDVEGSSVGVLVCGPKKMRQKVAEICSSGLAKNLHFESISFSW